From a region of the Lactuca sativa cultivar Salinas chromosome 4, Lsat_Salinas_v11, whole genome shotgun sequence genome:
- the LOC111877884 gene encoding uncharacterized protein LOC111877884, translating into MTGVRRMKRKRCRRKRVKETSYSIVEELAGFGASIHMCSRNQKEINERLVGMDGNRIKELLESEFICSTSSFFFKFLFSFEFGKICFEYALHLNDFSALEFHKVYK; encoded by the exons ATGACAGGCGTTAGGAGAATGAAGAGGAAACGATGTAGGAGAAAACGCGTGAAGGAAACAAG CTATTCAATAGTGGAGGAATTAGCAGGATTCGGTGCATCAATACATATGTGTTCCAGAAATCAAAAAGAGATCAATGAAAGGCT GGTTGGAATGGACGGGAACCGGATAAAAGAACTCTTGGAAAGTGAGTTCATTTGTTCTACATCTTCTTTTTTCTTCAAGTTTCTTTTTAGTTTTGAATTTGGCAAGATTTGTTTTGAATATGCTCTCCATTTGAACGATTTTAGCGCATTAGAATTTCACAAGGTATACAAATAA